One genomic segment of Pelagerythrobacter marensis includes these proteins:
- a CDS encoding TonB-dependent receptor, with protein MRFSVSVRSALFAGVAGVALPFSAFAQNAGAAAPDAGQESSEAPAPLSTGDTIVVTATKREMTLQETPVSVSVTSGETLERAEIRDLIDLQTVAPSLRVSQLQSSANTTFIIRGFGNGANNAGIEPSVGVFIDGVFRSRSAGQIADIANVSRVEVLRGPQSTLFGKNASAGVISVVTRAPQFDFGGSVSATYGNFDQIVLKGDITGPISESIAFSLDAGMNKRDGYVDVVNLDEKINERDRYSVRGQLLFENGGPLRIRAIGDYSKIDELCCFAGNVVAGPTVPLLFAVGGAIDPENLFSDQTYLNTLPVNEIENYGASLQADLELGALTLTSITAYRELRSLSQQDVDFSSADVVSEMRDQAYDTFTQEFRIASDFDGPINFLLGAFYFNEKVEQNSGLTNGPDARPFFDLLAGSGTPGTLGFVESQLGFAQGSIFAEGAATREYFTLDNEAYSIFGTVDFEPFDGLTLTAGFNYTKDKKDFSLEQTSLDPLANVNLVDAVIVGQIAQAMGVPPSSVDGAAIAAFQQANPAAFGAIAAAATDPATNPLLALQPLQFLPPFLNVPNAVEPGRTRDDDFSYTLRAAFDVTDRLNAYVTYATGFKASSVNLSRDSRPLPADYTPGPYGSTILAPSSPIRDAGLGVPNLTTGTRFAGPEEAEVYEAGLKGDFPGLQFNLAVFDQTLKGFQSNVFTGTGFALANAGKQSTRGFEFDSVIQPADPLVFTFALTYLDPKYDSFPNSTLGDLSGTRPAGIPEFTLATSATYTHEFGMTGNALIGRLDYYHESNTQITDGLTGFGSNEAGIAMARLYRREVNQVNASLTLALDMGLEVSAFVRNLTDDRYITQIFDGVAQAGTVSGYPNQPRTYGGTVRFKF; from the coding sequence ATGCGTTTTTCAGTTTCCGTTCGCTCGGCCCTGTTCGCAGGCGTGGCCGGCGTTGCCCTGCCGTTTTCGGCGTTTGCGCAGAATGCGGGGGCAGCGGCGCCCGATGCCGGGCAGGAAAGCAGCGAGGCCCCGGCCCCGCTTTCGACCGGCGACACGATCGTCGTGACCGCGACCAAGCGCGAGATGACCCTGCAGGAAACCCCGGTTTCGGTCAGCGTCACTTCGGGTGAAACGCTGGAACGGGCCGAGATCCGCGACCTTATCGACCTGCAGACCGTGGCGCCTTCGCTGCGTGTCAGCCAGCTGCAAAGCTCCGCCAACACCACCTTCATCATCCGCGGTTTCGGCAACGGCGCGAACAACGCGGGTATCGAACCGTCGGTCGGCGTGTTCATCGACGGTGTGTTCCGTTCGCGTTCGGCCGGGCAGATCGCTGACATCGCCAACGTTTCGCGGGTGGAGGTTCTGCGCGGCCCGCAATCGACGCTGTTCGGCAAGAACGCTTCGGCCGGTGTCATCTCGGTCGTGACGCGCGCGCCGCAATTCGACTTCGGCGGATCGGTCAGCGCGACTTACGGCAATTTCGACCAGATCGTGCTGAAGGGCGACATCACCGGCCCGATCAGCGAGAGCATCGCCTTCTCGCTCGACGCCGGGATGAACAAGCGTGACGGTTACGTCGATGTCGTCAACCTGGACGAGAAGATCAACGAACGCGATCGCTACTCTGTGCGCGGGCAATTGCTGTTCGAAAACGGCGGCCCGCTGCGCATCCGCGCGATCGGCGATTACTCCAAGATCGACGAGCTGTGCTGTTTTGCCGGCAATGTCGTCGCCGGGCCCACGGTGCCGCTGCTGTTTGCAGTGGGCGGGGCGATCGATCCCGAAAACCTGTTCTCGGATCAGACCTATCTCAACACCCTGCCGGTCAACGAGATCGAGAACTATGGCGCCTCGCTCCAGGCGGATCTGGAACTGGGCGCGCTGACGCTGACCTCGATCACCGCCTATCGTGAACTGCGTTCGCTCAGCCAGCAGGATGTCGATTTCTCGAGCGCCGACGTGGTCAGCGAGATGCGCGACCAGGCCTACGACACCTTCACGCAGGAATTCCGCATCGCGTCCGATTTCGACGGGCCGATCAACTTCCTGCTCGGCGCGTTCTATTTCAACGAGAAGGTGGAACAGAACAGCGGCCTGACCAACGGGCCCGACGCGCGGCCCTTCTTCGACCTGCTGGCAGGCAGCGGCACGCCGGGCACGCTGGGCTTCGTCGAAAGCCAGCTCGGCTTCGCGCAAGGCTCCATCTTCGCCGAAGGCGCTGCCACCCGCGAATACTTCACCCTGGATAACGAAGCCTATTCGATCTTCGGCACGGTCGATTTCGAACCGTTCGATGGCCTGACGCTGACCGCCGGGTTCAATTACACCAAGGACAAGAAGGATTTCTCGCTCGAGCAGACTTCGCTCGATCCGCTGGCTAACGTGAACCTGGTGGACGCAGTGATCGTGGGGCAGATCGCCCAGGCGATGGGCGTGCCGCCCAGCAGCGTCGATGGCGCAGCCATTGCGGCGTTCCAGCAGGCCAATCCGGCCGCTTTCGGGGCGATTGCCGCGGCGGCGACCGACCCGGCGACGAACCCGCTGCTGGCGCTGCAGCCACTCCAGTTCCTGCCGCCGTTCCTCAACGTGCCCAACGCGGTCGAGCCGGGCCGCACGCGCGACGACGATTTCAGCTATACGCTGCGCGCCGCGTTCGACGTGACCGACCGGCTGAACGCCTATGTGACCTATGCCACCGGGTTCAAGGCATCTTCGGTCAACCTGTCGCGCGACAGCCGGCCGTTGCCTGCCGATTACACGCCGGGTCCCTACGGCAGCACGATTCTGGCCCCGTCTTCGCCGATCCGCGATGCCGGGCTGGGCGTGCCCAACCTGACGACCGGCACGCGTTTCGCCGGTCCTGAGGAGGCGGAAGTCTACGAAGCCGGCCTGAAGGGCGATTTCCCCGGGCTGCAATTCAACCTGGCGGTGTTCGACCAGACGCTGAAAGGCTTCCAGTCGAACGTCTTCACCGGCACCGGTTTCGCGCTGGCCAATGCGGGCAAGCAATCGACTCGCGGTTTCGAGTTCGATTCGGTGATCCAGCCGGCCGATCCGCTGGTGTTCACTTTCGCGCTGACCTACCTCGATCCGAAGTACGACAGCTTCCCGAACTCCACCCTGGGCGACCTGTCGGGCACGCGCCCGGCGGGCATTCCCGAATTCACGCTGGCAACTTCGGCCACCTACACGCACGAATTCGGCATGACGGGCAATGCGCTGATCGGCCGGCTCGATTATTATCACGAGAGCAATACGCAGATCACCGACGGCCTGACCGGGTTCGGCAGCAACGAGGCAGGCATCGCGATGGCGCGCCTGTACCGGCGCGAGGTCAACCAGGTGAACGCGTCGCTCACGCTGGCGCTCGACATGGGGCTGGAAGTCAGCGCGTTCGTTCGCAACCTGACCGACGACCGGTATATCACGCAGATCTTCGACGGCGTGGCCCAGGCGGGCACCGTCTCGGGCTACCCCAACCAGCCGCGGACTTACGGCGGGACCGTGCGGTTCAAGTTCTGA
- a CDS encoding DUF805 domain-containing protein, with protein sequence MKAAFADGELSMHWMILPLKRYFDFSGRSRRMEFWMFTLLNVIVVAAIMALVFGFGSPERSSFDSPAGSTVVYSGLLSGIGLLLPLWWLATVIPNVAVNVRRLHDRDMSGWWFLGLVVVGIIPFIGLIASIAYLVLMLLPGTPGPNRFGEDPKGTLASDVFA encoded by the coding sequence ATGAAGGCCGCCTTCGCGGATGGGGAGCTATCGATGCACTGGATGATCTTGCCGCTGAAGCGCTACTTCGATTTCTCGGGCCGCTCGCGGCGCATGGAATTCTGGATGTTCACGCTGCTTAACGTGATCGTGGTTGCGGCTATTATGGCGCTGGTCTTCGGGTTCGGAAGTCCGGAGAGATCCTCCTTCGATAGTCCGGCCGGCTCCACAGTCGTTTATAGCGGGCTGTTATCCGGCATCGGCCTGCTCCTGCCGCTGTGGTGGCTGGCAACAGTAATCCCGAACGTCGCGGTCAATGTGCGCCGGCTCCACGATCGCGACATGTCGGGTTGGTGGTTTCTGGGCCTCGTCGTCGTAGGCATAATCCCTTTCATCGGTCTGATCGCGAGCATCGCCTATCTCGTGCTGATGCTGCTGCCCGGCACGCCGGGGCCGAATCGGTTTGGGGAAGATCCCAAGGGCACTTTGGCATCGGATGTTTTTGCCTAG
- the typA gene encoding translational GTPase TypA: MSERLRNVAIIAHVDHGKTTLVDQLFRQSGTFRENQRVDERAMDSNDLEKERGITILAKCTSVEWSGGDGEAHRINIVDTPGHADFGAEVERILSMVDGVILLVDSAEGAMPQTKFVTGKALALGLRPIVVVNKIDRPDGRPQEVLDEVFDLFVSLDAKDEQLDFPVLYASGRDGYASEDQAAREGTLEPLFQRIVDHVPAPGLDDSGPFTFLATLLDRDNFMGRVLTGRVQSGTVNVNDPIHALDMDGNVIETGRATKLLAFRGLERVPVDSARAGDIVALAGLEKATVANTLADPAVKEPIAAQPIDPPTLAMRFAVNDSPLAGREGSKVTSRMIRDRLLREAETNVAIRVTESDDKDSFEVAGRGELQLGVLIETMRREGFELGISRPRVLFREDGGKRQEPYETVVIDVDDEHSGTVVEKMQRRKADLTEMRPSGIGKTRITFSAPSRGLIGYHGEFLSDTRGTGIMNRLFEKYDVYKGPIEGRQNGVLISMVSGEAVPYALNALEERGELFIGGGAKIYEGMVIGENAKPDDLEVNPMKSKQLTNFRSTGKDDAIRLTPPRRMSLEQAIAYIDDDEMVEVTPQSIRLRKAILDPHERKKAKRRAEG; this comes from the coding sequence ATGTCCGAACGTCTCCGTAACGTGGCGATTATCGCCCACGTCGACCATGGCAAGACCACTCTGGTCGACCAGCTCTTCCGCCAGTCCGGCACGTTTCGCGAGAATCAGCGCGTTGACGAGCGTGCGATGGATTCGAACGATCTGGAAAAAGAACGCGGGATCACCATCCTCGCCAAGTGCACTTCGGTCGAATGGTCGGGCGGCGACGGCGAAGCGCATCGAATCAACATCGTCGACACGCCCGGCCACGCCGACTTCGGTGCAGAGGTGGAACGGATCCTGTCGATGGTCGACGGGGTGATCCTGCTGGTCGATTCGGCCGAAGGCGCCATGCCGCAGACCAAGTTCGTGACCGGCAAGGCGCTGGCGCTGGGTCTGAGGCCGATCGTCGTGGTCAACAAGATCGACCGCCCCGACGGCCGCCCGCAGGAAGTGCTGGACGAAGTGTTCGACCTGTTCGTCAGCCTCGACGCCAAGGATGAGCAGCTCGACTTCCCCGTTCTCTACGCATCCGGCCGCGATGGCTACGCCAGCGAGGACCAGGCCGCCCGCGAAGGCACGCTGGAACCGCTGTTTCAGCGGATCGTCGACCACGTCCCCGCCCCCGGCCTCGACGATAGCGGGCCGTTCACGTTCCTTGCCACCCTGCTCGATCGCGACAACTTCATGGGCCGCGTTCTGACCGGGCGGGTCCAGTCGGGCACCGTCAACGTCAACGATCCGATCCATGCGCTCGATATGGACGGCAATGTGATCGAAACCGGCCGCGCGACCAAGCTGCTGGCTTTCCGCGGGCTGGAACGGGTCCCGGTCGACAGCGCGCGCGCCGGCGATATCGTCGCGCTCGCCGGGCTGGAGAAGGCCACCGTCGCCAACACGTTGGCCGATCCGGCGGTGAAGGAACCGATCGCCGCACAGCCGATCGATCCGCCGACGCTGGCCATGCGCTTTGCCGTCAACGACAGCCCGCTGGCCGGGCGCGAGGGCAGCAAGGTCACCAGCCGCATGATCCGCGACCGCCTGCTGCGCGAAGCCGAAACCAATGTCGCGATCCGCGTTACCGAGAGCGACGACAAGGACAGCTTCGAAGTCGCCGGACGCGGCGAACTGCAGCTGGGCGTGCTGATCGAGACGATGCGGCGCGAGGGCTTCGAACTGGGCATCAGCCGCCCGCGCGTGCTGTTCCGCGAAGACGGCGGTAAGCGGCAGGAGCCTTACGAAACCGTGGTCATCGACGTCGATGACGAGCACTCCGGCACGGTTGTCGAGAAGATGCAGCGGCGCAAGGCGGACCTGACCGAGATGCGCCCTTCCGGCATCGGCAAGACCCGCATTACCTTCTCCGCGCCCAGCCGCGGCCTGATCGGCTATCACGGCGAATTCCTGTCCGACACGCGCGGCACCGGGATCATGAACCGCCTGTTCGAGAAGTACGATGTCTACAAGGGCCCGATCGAAGGGCGCCAGAACGGCGTTCTGATCTCGATGGTCTCGGGCGAGGCAGTGCCTTACGCGCTGAACGCGCTGGAAGAACGGGGCGAGCTGTTCATCGGCGGCGGCGCGAAGATCTATGAAGGCATGGTGATCGGCGAAAATGCCAAGCCCGACGATCTCGAAGTCAATCCGATGAAGTCGAAGCAGCTGACCAACTTCCGCTCCACCGGCAAGGACGATGCCATCCGGCTGACCCCGCCCCGGCGGATGAGCCTGGAACAGGCGATCGCCTATATCGACGACGACGAAATGGTCGAAGTGACCCCGCAGTCGATCCGCCTGCGCAAGGCGATCCTGGACCCGCACGAACGCAAGAAGGCGAAACGCCGCGCCGAAGGCTAA
- a CDS encoding ZIP family metal transporter, whose product MADLFLPFATFVMTLAFCAVHLFVGRLRILDATPRSRWLSFAGGVAVGYVFLHIMPEIGAHAASFERATGLAAPLAEAAVYTLALAGLILFYGMERAIVASRDAQRESEGRDRPEHAMFRLHIGANGLLIFVIAYLLNHREDESAAGLALYFVAMMLHFVTADYGARRHHVELYDRRGRWALVLATLGGWLAGVALALPPLAIGGLFAFVGGAIILVVLKEELPEERQSYFLPFFAGTALYAALALAELHLVN is encoded by the coding sequence GTGGCCGATCTTTTCCTGCCCTTCGCCACGTTCGTCATGACCCTCGCGTTCTGCGCGGTTCACCTGTTCGTGGGGCGGTTGCGCATTCTCGATGCGACCCCTCGCAGCCGGTGGCTGAGCTTCGCGGGCGGGGTCGCGGTCGGATATGTTTTCCTGCACATCATGCCCGAGATCGGGGCCCACGCCGCGAGTTTCGAACGGGCGACCGGCCTGGCGGCGCCGCTTGCCGAAGCGGCCGTCTATACCCTGGCCCTCGCCGGCCTGATCCTGTTCTACGGAATGGAACGGGCGATCGTCGCATCGCGCGATGCCCAGCGCGAAAGCGAAGGGCGGGACAGGCCGGAACACGCGATGTTCCGCCTCCACATCGGCGCGAATGGGCTGCTGATTTTCGTCATCGCCTATCTCCTCAACCATCGGGAGGATGAGAGCGCGGCCGGGCTGGCGCTCTATTTCGTGGCGATGATGCTCCACTTCGTCACCGCCGATTACGGCGCGCGCCGCCATCATGTCGAACTCTACGACCGGCGGGGGCGCTGGGCACTGGTGCTCGCGACACTGGGCGGCTGGCTGGCCGGCGTGGCTCTGGCGCTTCCGCCGCTGGCGATCGGGGGGCTCTTCGCCTTCGTCGGCGGGGCCATCATCCTGGTCGTTCTGAAAGAGGAGCTGCCCGAAGAACGCCAGAGCTATTTCCTGCCGTTCTTCGCCGGCACCGCGCTCTACGCCGCGCTCGCGCTGGCCGAACTCCATCTTGTGAACTGA
- the putP gene encoding sodium/proline symporter PutP has product MQTGTLVSLALYFVLMLGIGLYAWRKSTDTSEAYLLGGRQLHPAVAALSAGASDMSGWLLLGLPGALYAAGLVEAWIGIGLFVGALVNWIVVAPRLREQTVRLGNALTIPEFLANRFPDKATALRVVSAIIIVVFFTVYTAAGLVGGGKLFVTSFAGLFGDVGMSDYMFGIWLTAGVVLAYTMVGGFLAVSLTDFVQGCIMVVALVIMPLVVMFGPGGSAGESLTLVQPGFLDIGYGLTFIGFLSAVTWGLGYFGQPHIIVRFMAVRSQKDVAVARNIGMTWMFICLIGALGVGLAGRAYVARNGLVVDDPETIFIVLANLLFHPLVTGFLLAALLAAIMSTISSQLLVSSSSLTEDFYRLFLRKEASEREIVNVGRGAVLLVALAAIVIASDPESKVLGLVSNAWAGFGAAFGPLIILSLTWKRMTGAGAVSGLVVGAGVVGLWIAMGWNGSFLGGEGVYEIIPGFIASWLAIWGVSLATAPTAVEQTA; this is encoded by the coding sequence ATGCAGACAGGGACCCTCGTTTCACTCGCCCTCTATTTCGTTCTCATGCTGGGCATCGGGCTCTATGCCTGGCGCAAGTCGACCGACACGTCCGAAGCTTATCTGCTCGGCGGGCGTCAGCTTCACCCCGCCGTCGCCGCGCTCAGCGCGGGCGCATCGGACATGTCGGGCTGGTTGCTTCTGGGCCTTCCCGGCGCGCTCTACGCTGCCGGCCTGGTCGAAGCGTGGATCGGTATCGGGCTGTTCGTCGGGGCGCTGGTCAACTGGATCGTGGTGGCCCCGCGCCTGCGCGAACAGACGGTGCGGCTGGGCAATGCGCTGACCATTCCCGAATTCCTCGCCAATCGTTTCCCCGACAAGGCGACCGCCCTGCGGGTGGTTTCGGCGATCATCATCGTCGTGTTCTTCACCGTCTATACCGCGGCCGGCCTGGTCGGCGGCGGCAAGCTGTTCGTGACCAGTTTCGCCGGCCTCTTCGGCGATGTGGGCATGAGCGATTACATGTTCGGCATCTGGCTGACTGCGGGCGTCGTGCTCGCCTATACGATGGTCGGCGGCTTCCTCGCCGTCAGCCTGACCGACTTCGTCCAGGGCTGCATCATGGTCGTCGCGCTGGTGATCATGCCGCTGGTGGTGATGTTCGGCCCCGGCGGCAGCGCGGGCGAATCGCTGACGCTGGTTCAGCCCGGCTTCCTCGACATCGGATACGGCCTGACCTTCATCGGCTTCCTCTCGGCGGTGACCTGGGGCCTGGGCTATTTCGGGCAGCCGCATATCATCGTCCGCTTCATGGCCGTTCGCAGCCAGAAGGACGTGGCCGTCGCGCGCAATATCGGCATGACCTGGATGTTCATCTGCCTGATCGGCGCGCTTGGCGTCGGGCTGGCCGGGCGGGCCTATGTCGCGCGCAACGGCCTGGTGGTGGACGACCCGGAAACGATCTTCATCGTGCTCGCCAACCTGCTTTTCCATCCGCTGGTTACCGGCTTTCTTCTGGCCGCCCTGCTCGCCGCGATCATGAGCACGATCAGCTCGCAGCTGCTGGTATCGTCCAGCTCGCTCACCGAAGATTTCTATCGTCTCTTCCTGCGCAAGGAAGCGAGCGAGCGCGAGATCGTGAATGTCGGACGCGGGGCGGTGCTGCTGGTCGCGCTGGCGGCGATCGTCATCGCTTCCGATCCGGAGAGCAAGGTTCTGGGCCTCGTCTCCAACGCCTGGGCCGGTTTCGGCGCGGCGTTCGGGCCGCTGATCATCCTGTCGCTGACCTGGAAACGCATGACCGGGGCTGGCGCGGTTTCCGGCCTGGTGGTCGGGGCCGGCGTGGTCGGCCTGTGGATCGCGATGGGGTGGAACGGCAGCTTCCTGGGCGGCGAAGGGGTGTACGAAATCATTCCGGGCTTCATCGCCTCGTGGCTGGCGATCTGGGGCGTAAGCCTTGCGACCGCCCCCACCGCGGTGGAGCAAACCGCCTGA
- a CDS encoding extensin family protein: MVRAFAIGISVLALAGCQILPGSDRSGSDRSPASGAGNTISNNPEARQCLADLGATGAGFTPLPDRHAGRGCSLINTVELSRLPGDRGAFTVSNLGPVACPTATAFTAWVRYGVDRAARAYLGSPIVRVETMGSYACRNVAGSGRRSAHATAEAIDIGAFHLADGRRISVLNDWDGGTSAERKFLRVIQRSACKRFETVLGPEYNAAHRDHFHLERGGDGGFCR, encoded by the coding sequence ATGGTTCGCGCGTTCGCAATTGGGATCAGCGTCCTGGCGCTGGCTGGATGCCAGATCCTGCCCGGAAGCGATCGATCCGGGTCCGACCGCTCACCCGCCAGCGGCGCCGGGAATACGATTTCGAACAATCCCGAGGCACGCCAGTGCCTCGCCGATCTGGGCGCCACCGGCGCTGGCTTCACCCCATTGCCCGATCGCCATGCCGGGCGCGGCTGTTCGCTGATCAACACGGTCGAACTGTCCCGCCTGCCCGGCGACCGCGGGGCCTTTACGGTGAGCAACCTCGGCCCTGTCGCCTGCCCGACCGCAACCGCCTTCACCGCTTGGGTCCGTTACGGTGTCGACCGCGCGGCGCGGGCCTATCTCGGCAGTCCGATCGTGCGGGTTGAAACGATGGGCAGCTATGCCTGCCGCAATGTCGCGGGCAGCGGGCGACGTTCCGCCCACGCCACGGCGGAGGCGATCGACATCGGCGCGTTCCATCTGGCCGACGGACGGCGCATCAGCGTGCTGAACGACTGGGATGGCGGAACCTCCGCCGAACGCAAGTTTCTGCGCGTGATCCAGCGCAGCGCGTGCAAACGGTTCGAAACGGTGCTGGGCCCCGAATACAACGCCGCGCATCGCGATCACTTCCATCTCGAACGCGGCGGCGACGGGGGTTTCTGCCGCTAG
- a CDS encoding response regulator transcription factor, translating into MDASRTLHIVDPDARQRAELARLALAAGRHAEVYGTVGEVADFRPEAGIAVVRDHAPWGGIRAAMAHFTDRYVGLPVLAVAPWPDTAQVVAAIRAGAIDFLPLPLTAAVLRAALVRVQPDAEAHAAAQRRLIDARRRVRALTRREREVLEWLTRGSSNKAIARMLKISPRTVEIHRANMMAKLGARHPAEAVRICLETQP; encoded by the coding sequence ATGGACGCAAGCAGGACCCTCCACATCGTCGACCCCGATGCGCGCCAGCGGGCGGAACTGGCCCGTCTGGCGCTGGCGGCGGGCCGCCACGCGGAAGTTTACGGCACGGTCGGCGAAGTGGCGGATTTCCGCCCCGAAGCGGGGATCGCGGTGGTCCGCGACCATGCGCCGTGGGGTGGCATCCGTGCGGCGATGGCACACTTCACCGATCGTTATGTCGGCTTGCCGGTGCTGGCCGTCGCGCCCTGGCCCGATACGGCGCAAGTGGTTGCGGCGATCCGCGCGGGCGCAATCGATTTCCTGCCACTGCCGCTGACCGCAGCGGTCCTGCGCGCGGCGCTGGTGCGGGTGCAGCCCGATGCAGAAGCGCACGCCGCGGCGCAGCGCCGCCTGATTGACGCGCGCCGGCGGGTGAGGGCGCTAACCCGGCGCGAACGCGAAGTGCTGGAATGGCTGACCCGGGGCAGCAGCAACAAGGCGATAGCGCGCATGCTGAAGATCAGCCCGCGGACGGTGGAAATCCATCGGGCCAACATGATGGCGAAGCTGGGGGCGCGGCATCCGGCCGAGGCGGTGCGGATCTGCCTGGAAACGCAGCCCTGA
- a CDS encoding proteasome-type protease, whose amino-acid sequence MTYCVGMVLDKGLVLMSDTRTNSGVDNISVFRKMFHWQVPGERMLAVMTAGNLATTQAVISQLEERTKAPDDRHNSLLEAPSMFQVATEIGQLLRATIEERQLANGDRGRGRFTASVILAGQIDGMEPRLFLIYPEGNFIEASFDTPFFQIGETKYGRPILIRGYDRAMSFEDAVKLLTVSFDSTLKANLSVGLPLDLMVIERDGFAPTHTRRITHDDPYFQAISSSWGDALRSAFHSLPDYSFYFGDDDQAAGES is encoded by the coding sequence ATGACGTATTGCGTGGGCATGGTGCTCGACAAGGGCCTTGTCCTGATGAGCGACACTCGCACCAATTCGGGCGTCGACAACATTTCGGTGTTCCGCAAGATGTTCCACTGGCAGGTGCCGGGCGAACGGATGCTGGCGGTCATGACCGCGGGCAATCTCGCGACAACCCAAGCGGTCATCAGCCAGCTCGAAGAACGGACCAAGGCGCCCGACGACCGGCACAATTCGTTGCTGGAAGCGCCGAGCATGTTTCAGGTCGCGACCGAGATCGGGCAGCTTTTGCGGGCGACGATCGAGGAACGCCAGCTGGCCAACGGCGATCGCGGGCGGGGCCGCTTTACCGCGTCGGTCATCCTGGCTGGGCAGATCGACGGGATGGAGCCGCGCCTGTTCCTGATCTATCCCGAAGGAAACTTCATCGAAGCCAGCTTCGACACACCTTTCTTCCAGATCGGCGAGACGAAGTACGGTCGCCCGATCCTGATCCGCGGATACGACCGGGCGATGAGCTTCGAAGATGCGGTGAAGCTGCTGACCGTGTCGTTCGATTCGACGCTGAAGGCGAACCTTTCCGTGGGCCTGCCGCTCGATCTGATGGTGATAGAACGCGACGGGTTCGCGCCGACGCATACGCGGCGGATCACCCACGACGATCCCTATTTCCAGGCGATCTCTTCAAGCTGGGGCGATGCGCTGCGCAGCGCGTTCCATTCGCTGCCGGATTACAGCTTCTATTTCGGCGATGATGACCAGGCTGCCGGCGAAAGTTGA
- a CDS encoding transglutaminase family protein: MRLSIRHRTRYAFAEPVVHALQRLRLTPKATQGQDILTWDMEYENAVPQLEYDDQHFNHVTLIAVEQGVREVVVSCSGTVDTEDNAGVIGHHSGHLPLWSFLAQTRLTRPGDAVRRILRDLDCGPDAKLDFLHALSGRIRSEVEYRTGSTRVDTTAEEAAEAGQGVCQDHAHVFIGAARAAQIPARYVSGYLMMNDRVEQDATHAWAEAHVEGLGWVGFDISNGISPDPRYVRVATGRDYRDAAPITGISFGAASENLDVDVAVEQQQVDQ; this comes from the coding sequence ATGCGCCTGTCGATACGCCATAGAACGCGATACGCATTTGCCGAACCGGTGGTTCATGCATTGCAGCGGCTGCGCCTGACGCCGAAGGCGACGCAGGGGCAGGATATCCTGACCTGGGACATGGAATACGAAAACGCCGTGCCCCAGCTCGAATATGACGATCAGCATTTCAACCACGTCACCCTGATCGCGGTCGAGCAGGGCGTGCGCGAAGTCGTCGTCAGCTGTTCGGGAACGGTCGACACCGAAGACAATGCCGGCGTGATCGGCCATCATTCGGGACACCTGCCCTTGTGGAGCTTTCTCGCGCAGACGCGGCTGACCCGGCCGGGCGACGCGGTTCGGCGCATCCTGCGCGATCTCGATTGCGGACCGGATGCCAAGCTGGATTTCCTGCACGCGCTTTCCGGGCGCATCCGCAGCGAGGTCGAGTACCGGACGGGCAGCACGCGGGTCGACACGACTGCGGAAGAAGCGGCGGAGGCGGGGCAGGGCGTGTGCCAGGATCACGCCCACGTGTTCATCGGCGCAGCGCGTGCGGCACAGATCCCCGCGCGATATGTCAGTGGCTATCTGATGATGAACGACCGGGTCGAACAGGACGCGACCCACGCCTGGGCGGAAGCGCACGTCGAAGGGCTGGGCTGGGTCGGGTTCGATATATCCAATGGGATCAGCCCCGATCCGCGCTATGTGCGGGTCGCGACCGGCCGCGATTATCGCGACGCGGCGCCGATCACGGGGATCAGCTTCGGCGCGGCGAGCGAAAATCTCGACGTCGATGTCGCGGTCGAACAGCAGCAGGTGGATCAGTAA